The Mustela erminea isolate mMusErm1 chromosome 18, mMusErm1.Pri, whole genome shotgun sequence genome has a window encoding:
- the PER1 gene encoding period circadian protein homolog 1 isoform X3, which translates to MSGPLEGADGGGDPGQGESFCPGGAPSPGPPQHRSCPGPSLADDTDANSNGSSGNESNGPESRGASQRSSHSSSSGNGKDSALLETTESSKSTNSQSPSPPSSSIAYSLLSASSEQDNPSTSGCSSEQSARARTQKELMTALRELKLRLPPERRGKGRSGTLATLQYALACVKQVQANQEYYQQWSLEEGEPCAMDMSTYTLEELEHITSEYTLRNQDTFSVAVSFLTGRIVYISEQAGVLLRCKRDVFRGARFSELLAPQDVGVFYGSTAPSRLPTWGAGTSAVLFWCVPGSGTKDFTQEKSVFCRIRGGPDRDSGPRYQPFRLTPYVTKIRVSEGAAAQPCCLLIAERIHSGYEAPRIPPDKRIFTTRHTPSCLFQDVDERAAPLLGYLPQDLLGAPVLLFLHPEDRPLMLAIHKKILQLAGQPFDHSPIRFCARNGEYVTMDTSWAGFVHPWSRKVAFVLGRHKVRTAPLNEDVFTPPAPSPALSLDSDIQELSEQIHRLLLQPVHSPSPTGLCGVGPIASPGPLLSPGSSSDSNGGDAEGPGPPVPVTFQQICKDVHLVKHQGQQLFIESRARPPARPRLPATGTFKAKTLSCQSPDPELEMVPAPLQAPLALSPEEAERKDASTCSYQQINCLDSILRYLESCNIPSTTKRKCASSSSCTASSASDDDKQRTGPVPLGAKKDIIMMEDLPGLAPGPAPSPAPSTTVAPDPTPDAYRPVGLTKAVLSLHTQKEEQAFLSRFRDLSRLRTLDGSSPAPLAPGERGCHHGPAPHGRRHHCRSKAKRSRHHQTPRADAPCYGSHPPPVSPSAPWPPPAAAAPFPAMVQSYPLPVFSTRGGPQPLPSAPTAGPPAAFPAPLVTPMVALVLPNYLFPTPSSYPYGVAQTPAEGPPTPASHSPSPSLPPPPPSPPRRPDSPLFNSRCSSPLQLNLLQLEEPPRVEGGTVAGGPGNSAGPPPSGEEATEPEARLAEVTESSNQDALSGSSDLLELLLQDSRSGTGSAASGSLGSGLGSGSGSGSHEGGSTSASITRSSQSSHTSKYFGSIDSSEAEAGAAQARAEPGDQVIKYVLQDPIWLLMANADQHVMMTYQVPSRDVASVLKQDRERLRAMQKQQPRFSEDQRRELGAVHSWVRKGQLPRALDVMACVDCGSSTQDPQHSDDPLFSELDGLGLEPMEEGGGEGGGGGGEGEGREETQARAGARVSSSQDLAMEEEEQGGSSSSPALPATENGTS; encoded by the exons ATGAGTGGCCCCCTAGAAGGGGCTGATGGGGGTGGGGACCCCGGGCAGGGGGAATCCTTTTGCCCGGGAGGGGCCCCATCCCCTGGGCCTCCGCAGCACCGGTCTTGCCCTGGTCCCAGCCTGGCTGATGACACAGATGCCAACAGCAATGGCTCCAGCGGTAATGAATCCAATGGGCCTGAGTCCCGGGGGGCATCTCAGCGGAGCTCACACAGCTCCTCCTCGGGCAACGGCAAGGACTCAGCCCTGTTGGAGACCACTGAGAGCAGCAAGag caCAAACTCTCAGAGTCCATCCCCACCCAGCAGTTCCATTGCCTACAGTCTCCTGAGTGCCAGCTCCGAGCAGGACAACCCATCTACCAGTGGCTGCAG CAGTGAACAGTCAGCCCGGGCGAGGACCCAGAAGGAACTCATGACGGCTCTGCGGGAGCTCAAGCTTCGGCTTCCCCCCGAGCGCCGGGGCAAGGGCCGCTCTGGGACGCTGGCCACGCTCCAGTACGCCCTGGCCTGTGTGAAGCAGGTGCAGG CCAACCAGGAGTACTACCAGCAGTGGAGCCTGGAAGAGGGCGAGCCCTGCGCCATGGACATGTCCACCTACACGTTGGAGGAGCTGGAGCACATCACGTCGGAGTACACACTGCGCAATCAG GACACCTTCTCCGTGGCGGTCTCCTTCCTGACAGGCCGCATCGTCTACATTTCGGAGCAGGCAGGGGTCTTGCTGCGCTGTAAACGGGACGTGTTCCGGGGGGCCCGCTTCTCGGAGCTGCTGGCGCCCCAGGATGTGGGCGTCTTCTATGGCTCCACGGCCCCGTCTCGCCTGCCCACCTGGGGTGCTGGGACCTCGGCAG TGCTTTTCTGGTGTGTTCCAGGTTCAGGCACCAAAGACTTCACCCAAGAGAAGTCTGTCTTCTGCCGCatcag AGGAGGTCCTGACCGGGACTCAGGGCCTCGGTACCAGCCATTCCGCCTCACGCCCTATGTGACCAAGATCCGAGTGTCGGAAGGGGCCGCAGCACAGCCGTGCTGCCTGCTCATCGCAGAACGCATCCACTCGGGTTACGAAG ctCCCCGGATCCCCCCAGACAAGAGGATCTTCACCACTCGGCACACCCCTAGCTGCCTCTTCCAGGACGTGGACGAAAG GGCCGCCCCGCTGCTGGGCTACCTCCCCCAGGACCTCCTGGGGGCCCCAGTGCTCCTCTTCTTGCATCCTGAGGACCGACCCCTCATGCTGGCCATCCACAAGAAGA TCCTGCAGTTGGCCGGCCAGCCCTTTGACCACTCCCCGATCCGCTTCTGCGCCCGGAATGGAGAGTATGTCACCATGGACACCAGCTGGGCCGGCTTCGTGCACCCCTGGAGCCGCAAGGTGGCCTTTGTCTTGGGCCGCCACAAAGTACGCAC GGCACCCCTGAACGAGGACGTGTTCACACCACCGGCCCCCAGCCCGGCTCTGTCTCTGGACTCTGACATCCAGGAGCTCTCAGAGCAGATCCACCGGCTGTTGTTACAG CCCGTGCACAGCCCCAGTCCTACCGGGCTCTGTGGAGTGGGCCCCATCGCTTCCCCGGGCCCTCTCCTCAGCCCTGGCTCGTCCAGTGACAGCAACGGGGGTGACGCCGAGGGACCTGGGCCTCCTGTGCCG GTGACGTTCCAGCAGATCTGTAAGGACGTGCACCTGGTGAAGCATCAGGGACAGCAGCTTTTCATCGAGTCGCGCGCCCGGCCTccggcccggccccgcctcccTG CTACAGGCACATTCAAGGCCAAGACCCTTTCCTGCCAGTCACCAGACCCGGAACTGGAAAtggtccctgctcccctccaggcCCCACTCGCCTTGAGCCCTGAAGAGGCTGAGAGGAAAGATGCGTCCACTTGTTCCTACCAGCAGATCAACTGCCTGGACAGCATCCTCCG GTACCTGGAGAGCTGCAACATCCCCAGCACAACCAAGCGGAAGTGTGCCTCCTCGTCGTCCTGTACTGCCTCCTCAGCCTCCGACGACGACAAGCAGAGGACGGGTCCGGTCCCTTTGGGGGCCAAGAAAG ACATTATCATGATGGAGGACCTGCCTGGcctggctccaggcccagcccccagcccagcccccagcaccaCGGTAGCCCCCGACCCCACCCCAGACGCCTATCGCCCGGTGGGCCTAACCAAGGCCGTGCTGTCCCTGCACAcacagaaggaggagcaggcctTCCTCAGCCGCTTCCGAGACCTCAGCCGACTGCGGACACTTGATGGCTCCTCCCCGGCCCCCCTGGCCCCTGGCGAGCGAG GCTGCCACCACGGCCCCGCACCCCACGGTCGCCGACACCACTGCCGCTCCAAAGCCAAGCGCTCCCGCCACCACCAGACCCCCCGGGCTGATGCCCCTTGTTATGGCTCCCACCCGCCGCCTGTGTCACCCTCGGCCCCATGGCCCCCCCCAGCAGCCGCTGCTCCCTTCCCAGCCATGGTCCAGTCCTACCCTCTCCCAGTATTCTCCACTCGAGGaggcccccagcctctcccctctgcccccacagctGGGCCCCCTGCAGCTTTCCCTGCCCCGCTGGTGACGCCTATGGTAGCCTTGGTCCTCCCTAACTACCTGTTCCCCACCCCATCTAGCTATCCCTATGGGGTAGCCCAGACCCCCGCTGAAGGGCCTCCCACCCCcgcttcccactccccttctccgtccctgcccccaccgccccccagccCTCCTCGCCGGCCAGACTCTCCACTATTCAACTCCCGATGCAGCTCCCCACTCCAGCTGAATCTGCTACAGCTTGAGGAGCCCCCGCGTGTTGAAGGGGGCACTGTTGCAGGGGGCCCTGGGAATAGTGCTGGGCCCCCGCCCTCTGGCGAGGAGGCCACTGAGCCAGAGGCCAGACTG gcgGAGGTGACCGAGTCCTCCAACCAGGACGCGCTGTCGGGCTCCAGTGACCTGCTGGAGCTGCTGCTGCAGGACTCCCGCTCTGGCACAGGCTCCGCCGCCTCCGGCTCCCTGGGCTCCGGcctgggctctggctctggctcggGCTCCCACGAGGGAGGCAGCACCTCTGCCAGCATCACAC GCAGTAGTCAGAGCAGCCACACGAGCAAGTACTTTGGCAGCATCGACTCTTCTGAGGCCGAAGCGGGGGCTGCCCAGGCCAGGGCTGAGCCCGGGGACCAGGTCATTAAATACGTGCTCCAGGATCCCATCTGGCTGCTCATGGCCAACGCTGACCAGCATGTCATGATGACCTACCAGGTGCCGTCCAG GGACGTGGCCTCTGTGCTGAAGCAGGACCGGGAGCGGCTCCGGGCCATGCAGAAGCAGCAGCCTCGGTTCTCAGAGGACCAGCGCAGGGAGCTGGGTGCCGTGCACTCCTGGGTCCGGAAGGGTCAGCTACCTCGGGCCCTCGATGTGATG GCCTGTGTGGATTGTGGCAGTAGCACCCAAGACCCTCAACACTCTGATGACCCCCTCTTCTCAGAACTGGATGGACTGGGACTGGAGCCTATGGAGGAGGGCGGAGgcgagggtgggggtgggggtggggagggcgagGGCAGAGAAGAGACTCAGGCTCGAGCTGGGGCCAGAGTCTCCAGCTCTCAGGACCTGGccatggaggaggaggaacaagGTGGGAGCTCATCCAGTCCAGCCTTACCTGCCACAGAAAATGGCACCAGCTAG
- the PER1 gene encoding period circadian protein homolog 1 isoform X1, whose product MSGPLEGADGGGDPGQGESFCPGGAPSPGPPQHRSCPGPSLADDTDANSNGSSGNESNGPESRGASQRSSHSSSSGNGKDSALLETTESSKSTNSQSPSPPSSSIAYSLLSASSEQDNPSTSGCSSEQSARARTQKELMTALRELKLRLPPERRGKGRSGTLATLQYALACVKQVQANQEYYQQWSLEEGEPCAMDMSTYTLEELEHITSEYTLRNQDTFSVAVSFLTGRIVYISEQAGVLLRCKRDVFRGARFSELLAPQDVGVFYGSTAPSRLPTWGAGTSAVLFWCVPGSGTKDFTQEKSVFCRIRGGPDRDSGPRYQPFRLTPYVTKIRVSEGAAAQPCCLLIAERIHSGYEAPRIPPDKRIFTTRHTPSCLFQDVDERAAPLLGYLPQDLLGAPVLLFLHPEDRPLMLAIHKKILQLAGQPFDHSPIRFCARNGEYVTMDTSWAGFVHPWSRKVAFVLGRHKVRTAPLNEDVFTPPAPSPALSLDSDIQELSEQIHRLLLQPVHSPSPTGLCGVGPIASPGPLLSPGSSSDSNGGDAEGPGPPVPVTFQQICKDVHLVKHQGQQLFIESRARPPARPRLPATGTFKAKTLSCQSPDPELEMVPAPLQAPLALSPEEAERKDASTCSYQQINCLDSILRYLESCNIPSTTKRKCASSSSCTASSASDDDKQRTGPVPLGAKKDPAPAVLSGVGAGPQKEPVVGGALNPLALANKAESVVSVTSQCSFSSTIVHVGDKKPPESDIIMMEDLPGLAPGPAPSPAPSTTVAPDPTPDAYRPVGLTKAVLSLHTQKEEQAFLSRFRDLSRLRTLDGSSPAPLAPGERGCHHGPAPHGRRHHCRSKAKRSRHHQTPRADAPCYGSHPPPVSPSAPWPPPAAAAPFPAMVQSYPLPVFSTRGGPQPLPSAPTAGPPAAFPAPLVTPMVALVLPNYLFPTPSSYPYGVAQTPAEGPPTPASHSPSPSLPPPPPSPPRRPDSPLFNSRCSSPLQLNLLQLEEPPRVEGGTVAGGPGNSAGPPPSGEEATEPEARLAEVTESSNQDALSGSSDLLELLLQDSRSGTGSAASGSLGSGLGSGSGSGSHEGGSTSASITRSSQSSHTSKYFGSIDSSEAEAGAAQARAEPGDQVIKYVLQDPIWLLMANADQHVMMTYQVPSRDVASVLKQDRERLRAMQKQQPRFSEDQRRELGAVHSWVRKGQLPRALDVMACVDCGSSTQDPQHSDDPLFSELDGLGLEPMEEGGGEGGGGGGEGEGREETQARAGARVSSSQDLAMEEEEQGGSSSSPALPATENGTS is encoded by the exons ATGAGTGGCCCCCTAGAAGGGGCTGATGGGGGTGGGGACCCCGGGCAGGGGGAATCCTTTTGCCCGGGAGGGGCCCCATCCCCTGGGCCTCCGCAGCACCGGTCTTGCCCTGGTCCCAGCCTGGCTGATGACACAGATGCCAACAGCAATGGCTCCAGCGGTAATGAATCCAATGGGCCTGAGTCCCGGGGGGCATCTCAGCGGAGCTCACACAGCTCCTCCTCGGGCAACGGCAAGGACTCAGCCCTGTTGGAGACCACTGAGAGCAGCAAGag caCAAACTCTCAGAGTCCATCCCCACCCAGCAGTTCCATTGCCTACAGTCTCCTGAGTGCCAGCTCCGAGCAGGACAACCCATCTACCAGTGGCTGCAG CAGTGAACAGTCAGCCCGGGCGAGGACCCAGAAGGAACTCATGACGGCTCTGCGGGAGCTCAAGCTTCGGCTTCCCCCCGAGCGCCGGGGCAAGGGCCGCTCTGGGACGCTGGCCACGCTCCAGTACGCCCTGGCCTGTGTGAAGCAGGTGCAGG CCAACCAGGAGTACTACCAGCAGTGGAGCCTGGAAGAGGGCGAGCCCTGCGCCATGGACATGTCCACCTACACGTTGGAGGAGCTGGAGCACATCACGTCGGAGTACACACTGCGCAATCAG GACACCTTCTCCGTGGCGGTCTCCTTCCTGACAGGCCGCATCGTCTACATTTCGGAGCAGGCAGGGGTCTTGCTGCGCTGTAAACGGGACGTGTTCCGGGGGGCCCGCTTCTCGGAGCTGCTGGCGCCCCAGGATGTGGGCGTCTTCTATGGCTCCACGGCCCCGTCTCGCCTGCCCACCTGGGGTGCTGGGACCTCGGCAG TGCTTTTCTGGTGTGTTCCAGGTTCAGGCACCAAAGACTTCACCCAAGAGAAGTCTGTCTTCTGCCGCatcag AGGAGGTCCTGACCGGGACTCAGGGCCTCGGTACCAGCCATTCCGCCTCACGCCCTATGTGACCAAGATCCGAGTGTCGGAAGGGGCCGCAGCACAGCCGTGCTGCCTGCTCATCGCAGAACGCATCCACTCGGGTTACGAAG ctCCCCGGATCCCCCCAGACAAGAGGATCTTCACCACTCGGCACACCCCTAGCTGCCTCTTCCAGGACGTGGACGAAAG GGCCGCCCCGCTGCTGGGCTACCTCCCCCAGGACCTCCTGGGGGCCCCAGTGCTCCTCTTCTTGCATCCTGAGGACCGACCCCTCATGCTGGCCATCCACAAGAAGA TCCTGCAGTTGGCCGGCCAGCCCTTTGACCACTCCCCGATCCGCTTCTGCGCCCGGAATGGAGAGTATGTCACCATGGACACCAGCTGGGCCGGCTTCGTGCACCCCTGGAGCCGCAAGGTGGCCTTTGTCTTGGGCCGCCACAAAGTACGCAC GGCACCCCTGAACGAGGACGTGTTCACACCACCGGCCCCCAGCCCGGCTCTGTCTCTGGACTCTGACATCCAGGAGCTCTCAGAGCAGATCCACCGGCTGTTGTTACAG CCCGTGCACAGCCCCAGTCCTACCGGGCTCTGTGGAGTGGGCCCCATCGCTTCCCCGGGCCCTCTCCTCAGCCCTGGCTCGTCCAGTGACAGCAACGGGGGTGACGCCGAGGGACCTGGGCCTCCTGTGCCG GTGACGTTCCAGCAGATCTGTAAGGACGTGCACCTGGTGAAGCATCAGGGACAGCAGCTTTTCATCGAGTCGCGCGCCCGGCCTccggcccggccccgcctcccTG CTACAGGCACATTCAAGGCCAAGACCCTTTCCTGCCAGTCACCAGACCCGGAACTGGAAAtggtccctgctcccctccaggcCCCACTCGCCTTGAGCCCTGAAGAGGCTGAGAGGAAAGATGCGTCCACTTGTTCCTACCAGCAGATCAACTGCCTGGACAGCATCCTCCG GTACCTGGAGAGCTGCAACATCCCCAGCACAACCAAGCGGAAGTGTGCCTCCTCGTCGTCCTGTACTGCCTCCTCAGCCTCCGACGACGACAAGCAGAGGACGGGTCCGGTCCCTTTGGGGGCCAAGAAAG ATCCAGCACCGGCAGTGCTGTCCGGGGTGGGGGCCGGCCCACAGAAGGAGCCCGTGGTAGGAGGCGCCCTGAACCCGCTCGCCCTGGCCAATAAGGCGGAGAGCGTGGTGTCTGTCACCAGCCAGTGTAGCTTCAGCTCCACCATCGTCCATGTGGGAGACAAGAAGCCCCCGGAGTCGG ACATTATCATGATGGAGGACCTGCCTGGcctggctccaggcccagcccccagcccagcccccagcaccaCGGTAGCCCCCGACCCCACCCCAGACGCCTATCGCCCGGTGGGCCTAACCAAGGCCGTGCTGTCCCTGCACAcacagaaggaggagcaggcctTCCTCAGCCGCTTCCGAGACCTCAGCCGACTGCGGACACTTGATGGCTCCTCCCCGGCCCCCCTGGCCCCTGGCGAGCGAG GCTGCCACCACGGCCCCGCACCCCACGGTCGCCGACACCACTGCCGCTCCAAAGCCAAGCGCTCCCGCCACCACCAGACCCCCCGGGCTGATGCCCCTTGTTATGGCTCCCACCCGCCGCCTGTGTCACCCTCGGCCCCATGGCCCCCCCCAGCAGCCGCTGCTCCCTTCCCAGCCATGGTCCAGTCCTACCCTCTCCCAGTATTCTCCACTCGAGGaggcccccagcctctcccctctgcccccacagctGGGCCCCCTGCAGCTTTCCCTGCCCCGCTGGTGACGCCTATGGTAGCCTTGGTCCTCCCTAACTACCTGTTCCCCACCCCATCTAGCTATCCCTATGGGGTAGCCCAGACCCCCGCTGAAGGGCCTCCCACCCCcgcttcccactccccttctccgtccctgcccccaccgccccccagccCTCCTCGCCGGCCAGACTCTCCACTATTCAACTCCCGATGCAGCTCCCCACTCCAGCTGAATCTGCTACAGCTTGAGGAGCCCCCGCGTGTTGAAGGGGGCACTGTTGCAGGGGGCCCTGGGAATAGTGCTGGGCCCCCGCCCTCTGGCGAGGAGGCCACTGAGCCAGAGGCCAGACTG gcgGAGGTGACCGAGTCCTCCAACCAGGACGCGCTGTCGGGCTCCAGTGACCTGCTGGAGCTGCTGCTGCAGGACTCCCGCTCTGGCACAGGCTCCGCCGCCTCCGGCTCCCTGGGCTCCGGcctgggctctggctctggctcggGCTCCCACGAGGGAGGCAGCACCTCTGCCAGCATCACAC GCAGTAGTCAGAGCAGCCACACGAGCAAGTACTTTGGCAGCATCGACTCTTCTGAGGCCGAAGCGGGGGCTGCCCAGGCCAGGGCTGAGCCCGGGGACCAGGTCATTAAATACGTGCTCCAGGATCCCATCTGGCTGCTCATGGCCAACGCTGACCAGCATGTCATGATGACCTACCAGGTGCCGTCCAG GGACGTGGCCTCTGTGCTGAAGCAGGACCGGGAGCGGCTCCGGGCCATGCAGAAGCAGCAGCCTCGGTTCTCAGAGGACCAGCGCAGGGAGCTGGGTGCCGTGCACTCCTGGGTCCGGAAGGGTCAGCTACCTCGGGCCCTCGATGTGATG GCCTGTGTGGATTGTGGCAGTAGCACCCAAGACCCTCAACACTCTGATGACCCCCTCTTCTCAGAACTGGATGGACTGGGACTGGAGCCTATGGAGGAGGGCGGAGgcgagggtgggggtgggggtggggagggcgagGGCAGAGAAGAGACTCAGGCTCGAGCTGGGGCCAGAGTCTCCAGCTCTCAGGACCTGGccatggaggaggaggaacaagGTGGGAGCTCATCCAGTCCAGCCTTACCTGCCACAGAAAATGGCACCAGCTAG